From Eptesicus fuscus isolate TK198812 chromosome 14, DD_ASM_mEF_20220401, whole genome shotgun sequence, one genomic window encodes:
- the TEX47 gene encoding testis-expressed protein 47: MSFSGHPPKSSKRPFPMENIMPPQVLRNNYLHFLEEKQKLQLKKFLLDRMFLVAKTKDNVEKKDVTEYYEQLFQSIAKPYASEAVTGLLLIYRTFILHILESSSGTLYRILSDYINHKKKGGNYFIQGMKIIVMSHNIPTRIFMQWHVIVIKVPVMYLDDVTQSQSLREVITEFLTQTHKLALYFFKTLKVGAKGPSENLHQPAPELLLPEQIIKYLYESEEFIDPETFINMYNRPIHITFDTEVVWPAPSRF, translated from the coding sequence ATGTCCTTCTCAGGCCATCCCCCAAAAAGCAGCAAAAGACCTTTTccaatggaaaatattatgccCCCACAAGTTCTACGAAACAATTACTTGCATTTTctggaagaaaagcaaaaactCCAGCTAAAGAAATTCCTTCTTGATAGGATGTTCCTAGTGGCCAAGACAAAAGACAACGTAGAAAAGAAAGATGTCActgaatactatgaacaattgttTCAGTCAATTGCAAAACCGTACGCAAGCGAAGCAGTAACAGGATTACTGCTCATATATCGTACTTTCATTCTGCATATCCTTGAGTCCTCCAGTGGTACTCTTTATCGTATTCTTTCAGATTATATTAACCataaaaagaagggaggaaactATTTTATCCAAGGAATGAAAATTATCGTCATGTCCCATAACATCCCAACCAGGATCTTCATGCAATGGCATGTCATCGTCATAAAAGTGCCGGTCATGTATCTTGATGATGTGACACAGTCACAGTCCCTGAGAGAGGTCATCACAGAGTTTCTCACCCAAACTCATAAACTAGCACTCTACTTTTTCAAGACTCTTAAAGTGGGCGCAAAGGGACCCAGCGAGAACTTGCACCAACCTGCACCTGAATTACTCCTCCCAGAACAAATAATTAAGTATTTATACGAATCTGAAGAATTCATTGACCCAGAAACTTTCATAAACATGTATAATAGACCCATTCACATCACTTTTGATACTGAAGTGGTATGGCCTGCCCCTTCCCGTTTCTAG